The proteins below are encoded in one region of Bdellovibrio bacteriovorus:
- a CDS encoding 2-methylaconitate cis-trans isomerase PrpF family protein, with the protein MSLLSFPCTYMRGGTSRALIFNEDDLPKDRAQWDEIFLSALGSPDTYGRQLNGMGGGISSLSKVAILKPSSRDDADVDYTFAQVSVTERKVDYKGNCGNISSAVGPYAVFKKWVLPSSSEAHVRIYNTNTQKVIHAYFPVKNGEVAFTGDLEIPGVSGTGAPIRLEFQDPGGATTGKLLPTHKTRDILKLSNGKSLEVSMIDAANACVFLKASDLGLRGDESTAELDQPELLKSFESIRLEASVAMGIAASIDEAKKSIAIPYLGLVAPRYSPDMDFSLRVIASGQPHKALPLTVSLCAAVTAKLPGSLIHETLENKNLDEVRIGMPSGVLTLNAKVEERNSQYVALSGSFYRTARILFEGRVFV; encoded by the coding sequence ATGTCTCTTCTTTCTTTTCCCTGCACTTATATGAGGGGCGGCACCAGCCGCGCCTTGATCTTTAATGAAGACGACTTACCGAAAGATCGCGCCCAGTGGGACGAGATTTTTTTAAGCGCTCTAGGAAGTCCCGATACTTACGGCAGACAGCTTAACGGCATGGGTGGGGGCATTTCATCACTCTCAAAAGTGGCTATACTGAAACCCTCCTCGCGTGATGATGCCGATGTCGACTATACTTTCGCGCAAGTTTCAGTGACGGAAAGAAAAGTCGACTACAAAGGCAATTGCGGCAATATCAGTTCAGCCGTTGGGCCCTATGCTGTTTTTAAGAAATGGGTTTTGCCATCGAGCTCTGAAGCTCACGTGAGGATTTATAATACAAACACTCAAAAAGTGATTCACGCCTACTTCCCTGTTAAAAATGGCGAAGTGGCTTTCACGGGAGATCTTGAGATTCCTGGAGTCAGCGGAACAGGCGCGCCGATTCGTCTTGAGTTTCAGGATCCAGGCGGAGCGACAACAGGAAAACTTCTTCCGACTCACAAGACACGGGACATTTTGAAATTATCCAATGGAAAGTCATTGGAGGTTTCAATGATTGATGCGGCGAATGCCTGTGTGTTTTTAAAAGCCTCAGACCTTGGCCTTCGTGGTGATGAGTCCACAGCGGAACTTGATCAACCAGAGCTTCTCAAATCCTTTGAAAGCATTCGCTTAGAGGCCTCCGTGGCGATGGGCATTGCTGCAAGTATTGACGAAGCAAAAAAATCTATCGCCATTCCCTATTTAGGTTTGGTGGCTCCTCGGTACTCACCCGACATGGATTTTTCTTTGCGCGTGATTGCCAGCGGACAACCTCACAAGGCCTTGCCCTTAACGGTGTCGTTGTGTGCGGCCGTCACGGCGAAACTTCCAGGAAGCCTGATTCATGAAACACTAGAAAATAAAAACCTCGATGAAGTCCGCATCGGCATGCCTTCAGGTGTATTAACTTTGAATGCGAAGGTGGAAGAACGAAACTCGCAGTACGTGGCTTTGAGTGGAAGCTTTTATCGTACCGCAAGAATTCTTTTTGAAGGACGTGTTTTCGTTTAG
- a CDS encoding P1 family peptidase translates to MKYNFRPGARNRITDVDSIRVGQAEDQKAWSGVSVILFDNPAVAAVDVRGGAPGTRDTDALNPSCLVDRVDAIVLSGGSVFGLGASSAVTDTLASRGIGFPIGTARAPIVPSAVLFDLLNGGDKGWGEKSPYWNLGRAALDAASLDFKLGCAGAGYGAKAGPFKGGLGSASSVSGDGLQIGAIVAVNCVGTAVMPGQSSFWAWPFEQANEMGGQPIPTSAIDFNSAAEAWTGSPLDSLTNQAGENTTIGVVATNARLTKAESQRVAIMAQDGYARSIRPVHTPFDGDTVFAASTGTWGADIQERADLVNRIGLVAADCLARAVARGVYEATALGALPAYRDVHGKNLRVK, encoded by the coding sequence ATGAAATACAACTTCCGTCCCGGCGCTCGCAATCGCATTACAGATGTTGACTCTATTCGCGTCGGCCAAGCTGAAGATCAAAAAGCTTGGAGTGGTGTTTCCGTGATCCTGTTTGATAATCCCGCAGTGGCCGCGGTTGACGTGCGCGGTGGTGCTCCGGGTACGCGTGACACCGATGCCTTAAATCCAAGCTGTCTCGTGGATCGTGTGGACGCTATCGTCTTAAGCGGTGGCTCTGTTTTCGGCTTGGGTGCTTCCTCTGCAGTTACAGATACATTGGCCTCCCGCGGAATTGGATTTCCTATCGGAACAGCTCGCGCTCCGATTGTTCCAAGTGCGGTGCTTTTTGACTTACTCAATGGCGGCGATAAAGGCTGGGGAGAAAAATCCCCTTATTGGAACCTGGGACGTGCCGCTCTTGATGCTGCGTCTTTAGATTTTAAATTGGGTTGCGCGGGAGCCGGTTACGGCGCCAAAGCAGGACCTTTCAAAGGCGGACTAGGAAGTGCCTCTTCCGTTTCTGGTGACGGTTTACAAATCGGCGCTATCGTCGCCGTCAACTGCGTGGGTACGGCGGTGATGCCGGGCCAGTCTTCTTTCTGGGCGTGGCCTTTTGAACAAGCGAATGAAATGGGCGGCCAACCGATTCCAACATCTGCCATCGATTTTAATTCAGCCGCAGAAGCGTGGACAGGTTCGCCGTTAGACAGTCTGACAAATCAAGCCGGAGAAAATACGACTATCGGAGTCGTCGCCACCAATGCTCGCCTGACAAAAGCCGAATCGCAACGTGTAGCGATCATGGCTCAAGATGGATATGCCCGCTCGATCCGCCCGGTGCACACGCCATTTGATGGTGACACTGTTTTTGCGGCATCAACGGGAACCTGGGGCGCTGACATTCAAGAACGCGCAGACCTCGTGAATCGCATCGGCCTTGTCGCTGCGGATTGTTTAGCTCGCGCCGTCGCTCGCGGAGTTTACGAAGCAACTGCCTTAGGCGCCCTACCGGCTTATCGCGATGTTCACGGCAAAAATCTGCGAGTAAAGTAA
- a CDS encoding MBL fold metallo-hydrolase gives MVGCAAFGTRPGKEFQEKFAQSPNYDKNEKVFVNRQQEAIKEMRKRAMSFSTFKEWFSKGENRTPTQPLPEVKPDLAEFLKPSDHLKTIWFGHSTFLLNMDGKIILVDPVFSGSAAPFSFMVKRFQKTVLDLSDLPEIDYIVISHDHYDHLDMTSIQFFIDKKARFLTPLGVSSHLVGWGIESSRITELDWWQKHSVDGIEFIATPAQHFSGRTGLKDNETLWASWVLRSDKHNVYFSGDSGYDVHFKEIGEKYGPFDIAFLECGQYNEKWKEVHMLPDESMQAYVDLKAKRFFPVHWGMFVLAFHAWNDPILKLQEASVSRGINLVTPRLGQIVSVNDDYKNEAWW, from the coding sequence ATGGTAGGCTGCGCTGCATTTGGAACCCGTCCCGGAAAAGAATTTCAAGAAAAATTCGCTCAATCGCCGAATTACGATAAGAATGAAAAGGTCTTCGTCAACCGTCAGCAAGAAGCCATTAAAGAAATGCGCAAGCGCGCGATGTCTTTTTCGACTTTCAAAGAATGGTTTAGCAAGGGGGAAAATCGCACTCCGACCCAGCCCCTTCCCGAAGTGAAGCCAGACTTGGCCGAATTCTTAAAACCTTCGGACCATTTAAAAACAATCTGGTTCGGTCACTCCACGTTTCTATTGAATATGGATGGCAAAATTATTTTAGTGGATCCTGTTTTTTCAGGAAGTGCCGCGCCTTTTTCCTTCATGGTAAAACGATTCCAAAAAACTGTTTTAGATCTGAGTGATTTGCCAGAGATTGATTACATCGTGATCTCACATGACCACTATGATCATCTCGACATGACTTCCATTCAGTTCTTCATAGATAAAAAGGCCCGATTCTTAACTCCCTTGGGAGTCAGCTCTCACCTTGTCGGTTGGGGTATTGAATCTTCGCGCATCACGGAATTGGATTGGTGGCAAAAACACAGCGTGGATGGAATTGAATTTATCGCCACACCCGCTCAACACTTTTCAGGGCGCACCGGCCTTAAGGATAATGAAACTCTTTGGGCTTCGTGGGTGTTAAGAAGTGATAAGCACAATGTTTATTTTAGCGGAGACTCTGGATACGACGTCCACTTTAAAGAAATCGGTGAAAAATACGGTCCCTTCGACATCGCTTTCCTAGAATGTGGTCAATACAATGAAAAGTGGAAGGAAGTGCACATGCTTCCTGACGAATCCATGCAGGCTTACGTAGATCTGAAAGCGAAACGCTTTTTTCCCGTTCACTGGGGCATGTTTGTCCTGGCGTTTCATGCCTGGAATGATCCCATTTTGAAGTTGCAAGAGGCTTCAGTATCTAGAGGGATCAACTTAGTCACACCTCGTCTTGGACAAATCGTCTCCGTGAATGACGATTATAAAAATGAAGCATGGTGGTAG
- a CDS encoding TetR/AcrR family transcriptional regulator, whose translation MLKEEISKKIKDAAVAEFMKWGLDAASMEDIAKGAQVSKRTLYKYYPTKEAVFDDMVLELVEVACGGPAIVYSKNESLESQIKDLVEKKAELLTSEEYLTTARIVLSEVMKGKKLSAKHLAKFNESETKFLKWIESAKKDGKIKAKISNEVIAEQMHAFIKGQLFYPVLFGMKKVSANDVKNIKKMTVEFFFKMFC comes from the coding sequence ATGTTAAAAGAAGAAATCTCAAAGAAAATCAAGGACGCCGCCGTTGCCGAATTTATGAAGTGGGGATTGGATGCCGCTTCTATGGAAGACATTGCCAAGGGCGCTCAGGTCTCAAAACGAACTCTTTATAAGTATTATCCGACCAAAGAGGCGGTTTTTGATGACATGGTCTTAGAGCTGGTGGAGGTCGCTTGCGGAGGCCCTGCCATAGTCTATTCAAAAAATGAAAGTCTTGAATCACAAATAAAAGACCTCGTTGAAAAAAAAGCCGAGCTTCTGACTTCAGAAGAGTATTTAACAACAGCTCGCATCGTTTTAAGTGAAGTCATGAAGGGTAAAAAGCTGAGCGCAAAACATCTGGCGAAGTTCAATGAGTCGGAAACGAAATTCTTAAAATGGATTGAATCGGCTAAAAAGGATGGAAAAATCAAAGCGAAGATTTCGAATGAGGTTATTGCAGAGCAGATGCATGCTTTCATCAAAGGTCAGCTTTTCTATCCAGTGCTTTTTGGAATGAAGAAAGTGTCGGCTAACGACGTTAAGAACATTAAAAAGATGACAGTTGAGTTCTTCTTTAAGATGTTTTGTTAA
- a CDS encoding TfoX/Sxy family DNA transformation protein, with protein MAKEPQELKWIESLLPEGDYRRKAMFGGFIYYIEDKAVLLIFESEGGSRTYKGKKYDFDLWNGCMFPVDKEFQEQALQRCPFLIPHPILPKWLYLPVHTEHFDELATEVLKQVLRPHSFWGSIPKSKLKTKKDPFRGIPDKMDTTRPRMFTDEPAEEVLKRAKKISDLKNLGAESEKHFLKAGIKTPQQFIKLGWKKTLLKLIAMNPKHRHSIYAYALIGALTNREFNLISQAEKDEARSFVQGLAKKEKELKKKALAKNTPKKVTKKKTAKKK; from the coding sequence ATGGCAAAGGAACCGCAAGAACTGAAATGGATAGAGAGCTTACTTCCTGAAGGCGATTATCGCAGAAAAGCGATGTTCGGCGGTTTTATTTACTATATCGAGGACAAAGCCGTTCTTCTTATTTTTGAAAGCGAAGGCGGCAGTCGCACTTACAAAGGAAAAAAGTACGACTTCGATCTATGGAATGGCTGCATGTTCCCGGTGGATAAAGAGTTTCAAGAACAGGCTCTGCAACGCTGTCCATTTTTAATTCCTCATCCAATTTTACCAAAGTGGCTTTATCTTCCGGTGCACACCGAGCATTTTGACGAACTTGCAACCGAAGTACTTAAACAAGTATTACGTCCGCATAGTTTTTGGGGAAGCATTCCCAAATCAAAATTAAAAACCAAGAAAGACCCTTTTCGCGGAATTCCCGACAAGATGGACACCACCCGTCCACGTATGTTTACAGACGAACCTGCAGAGGAAGTCCTGAAACGCGCGAAGAAAATTTCCGACCTAAAAAACCTAGGTGCGGAAAGCGAAAAACATTTTCTGAAGGCGGGAATAAAAACCCCGCAACAGTTCATTAAACTAGGTTGGAAGAAAACCCTTCTAAAATTGATCGCAATGAATCCGAAACATCGCCACAGCATTTATGCCTACGCGCTTATCGGAGCACTCACGAATAGAGAATTCAATCTGATCTCTCAGGCTGAAAAAGACGAGGCGCGCAGCTTTGTGCAAGGTCTAGCAAAAAAAGAAAAGGAACTGAAGAAGAAGGCCTTGGCTAAGAACACTCCCAAGAAAGTCACAAAAAAGAAGACAGCGAAAAAGAAGTAG
- a CDS encoding substrate-binding periplasmic protein, translated as MRTLIFLLFLAILSSTCKAAIPKIMVEDSWPPFAFKKQGKPAGLSVDLVQEAFRLVDEKPQLVQVPYPRCLALTAAGKFPACFNSAHSSEMNKDFLFPKDSLFKSRGLIVTNLSPLAREKIGKVTDLEGRSVALPTGFPFGPQFDENKKIKKIFTASDYNSLRMLKANRVSFIAIDEFVYYYLLKENPEFRNFSILLLLTEEEIFVHFAKNDEGRLLLKKFEVGLAKLKKSARYQEILESWIGPMKKEQEQILTSLPEAPPL; from the coding sequence ATGCGTACTTTGATTTTTCTTTTGTTCCTAGCGATTCTTTCCTCCACCTGTAAAGCCGCTATTCCAAAAATTATGGTGGAGGACTCATGGCCTCCGTTTGCATTCAAAAAACAGGGAAAGCCCGCGGGCCTTTCGGTAGATCTGGTGCAAGAAGCCTTTCGTTTGGTGGATGAAAAACCGCAACTGGTGCAAGTTCCTTATCCAAGATGCCTGGCTTTAACGGCGGCCGGGAAATTCCCCGCTTGTTTTAATTCCGCTCACAGTTCCGAGATGAATAAAGATTTTCTTTTTCCTAAAGATTCTTTATTTAAAAGCCGCGGTCTCATCGTCACAAATTTATCACCCCTCGCTCGCGAGAAGATTGGTAAAGTCACCGATCTGGAAGGTCGAAGTGTGGCCCTGCCTACGGGTTTTCCGTTCGGTCCGCAATTTGATGAAAATAAAAAGATAAAAAAAATTTTTACGGCATCAGACTATAACAGCTTGCGTATGCTTAAAGCCAACCGTGTTTCCTTTATCGCTATCGACGAATTCGTGTACTACTATCTGCTGAAAGAAAATCCAGAGTTTCGCAATTTTTCGATCCTTCTACTTCTAACCGAAGAAGAAATTTTCGTCCACTTTGCCAAGAATGACGAAGGCCGTCTTCTATTAAAAAAATTTGAAGTGGGCCTTGCTAAACTAAAAAAATCCGCGCGCTATCAAGAAATATTAGAGTCCTGGATCGGCCCAATGAAAAAAGAGCAGGAACAAATCTTAACGAGCTTACCGGAAGCACCACCACTTTAA
- a CDS encoding M23 family metallopeptidase, protein MKALNALIVCILLLSTSSTFAEKKVNLRGIYDVKIYKGPDRLYEDHDEHVATDPGPPAPPDKSLPDDKGLCTSPRVASDCCNYKILDTVANKEVTYKGPKSVFSNETTARNWAAKLHPQLPFFLPFDGNEVSLIQGWYYDSGEAHSGIDSWRDSVQAGTDVSFDVVAVAPGRVVTKIWDNWFGNVVVIEHVAKDGSKYRSMYMHLRNGYTHDINAASAIIALDPNATDSFAKYVRYTKTHTSNLYWGEESHAIAVNVGDWVSTGQYIGKSGNTGAGGVGTGLNDDGTPMDSVRANNHLHFMLAVPSPKNTTEWVFLDPFSVYAQMNTGCYAPLKTINFPRFFAPYFPDFHNVSWSLVDFYKGYYTNMGLGLQSLSVYNSGGSVKAAGTFDDKVGFPWAAEGWLSANEFNKAIHAYDLKGLLPRELQVQVHNGQPRFTALWKKNADRLPYYVFTNMNDADFQTKYNYLVTNQGFRVEDYVSYPVGGTRRHAAVFVQDGLEFQMTYGLDHQQYLTKSSELLLQGWKSTSLTAATFSKGDRFGGVWMKMPGEWIAVVDMTSDVYQSKYDEMSNQGYRLWKVQSYGAGGKFGAIWTK, encoded by the coding sequence ATGAAAGCCCTAAACGCCCTGATCGTCTGCATTCTTCTTCTTTCGACATCTTCGACTTTCGCAGAAAAAAAAGTAAATCTTCGTGGCATCTATGACGTCAAAATCTATAAAGGCCCGGACCGTCTTTACGAAGATCATGACGAACATGTCGCCACAGATCCAGGCCCCCCTGCGCCGCCCGATAAAAGCCTCCCGGATGACAAGGGACTTTGTACCTCCCCACGCGTCGCCAGTGATTGCTGCAACTATAAAATCTTGGATACGGTCGCCAATAAAGAAGTGACGTACAAAGGCCCCAAGTCTGTTTTTTCAAACGAAACCACCGCCAGAAATTGGGCCGCAAAACTGCACCCACAACTCCCCTTCTTTTTGCCTTTTGACGGCAATGAAGTTTCTTTGATCCAAGGCTGGTATTACGACAGCGGTGAAGCACATTCGGGAATTGATTCTTGGAGAGATTCTGTTCAAGCCGGGACGGATGTTTCTTTTGATGTCGTGGCTGTAGCTCCAGGGCGCGTTGTTACAAAAATTTGGGACAACTGGTTTGGCAATGTTGTCGTCATCGAACACGTGGCAAAAGACGGATCGAAATATCGCAGCATGTATATGCATTTAAGAAATGGATACACTCATGATATCAATGCCGCCAGTGCCATCATCGCTTTAGATCCCAATGCCACCGACAGTTTCGCAAAGTATGTGCGTTACACAAAAACTCACACCAGCAATCTTTACTGGGGTGAGGAATCTCACGCCATCGCGGTGAATGTCGGCGACTGGGTTAGCACTGGACAGTACATCGGCAAATCCGGCAACACCGGCGCCGGCGGCGTCGGTACGGGGCTGAATGACGACGGCACACCGATGGATTCTGTGCGCGCCAACAACCACCTGCACTTTATGTTAGCGGTGCCCAGTCCAAAAAATACCACTGAATGGGTTTTTCTGGATCCGTTCTCGGTCTATGCCCAGATGAACACAGGTTGTTATGCTCCGCTAAAAACAATCAACTTCCCTCGATTCTTCGCCCCCTACTTTCCTGATTTTCACAATGTCAGCTGGAGCCTTGTAGATTTTTACAAAGGCTATTACACGAACATGGGGTTGGGTTTACAAAGCCTGAGTGTTTACAACTCGGGGGGCTCCGTAAAAGCAGCCGGCACTTTTGATGATAAAGTGGGTTTTCCATGGGCCGCAGAAGGCTGGTTGAGTGCCAACGAGTTTAATAAAGCTATTCACGCTTATGATCTTAAAGGTCTGCTACCTCGCGAACTGCAAGTTCAAGTGCATAATGGACAACCGCGATTTACTGCCTTGTGGAAAAAGAATGCAGACCGCCTTCCCTACTATGTGTTTACAAATATGAACGATGCCGACTTCCAAACGAAGTACAATTACCTGGTGACTAATCAAGGATTCCGAGTGGAAGATTACGTCTCGTATCCTGTCGGAGGCACTCGCCGTCACGCGGCGGTTTTCGTACAAGATGGTTTGGAATTTCAGATGACCTATGGACTGGATCATCAGCAGTATTTAACAAAATCCAGCGAACTTCTTTTACAAGGTTGGAAAAGCACATCTCTCACAGCCGCCACCTTTTCTAAGGGAGATCGCTTCGGAGGCGTTTGGATGAAAATGCCCGGAGAATGGATCGCCGTCGTGGATATGACAAGCGATGTCTATCAAAGCAAGTACGACGAGATGAGCAATCAGGGATATCGCTTGTGGAAAGTTCAGTCTTACGGAGCGGGAGGCAAATTCGGCGCGATTTGGACAAAGTAA
- a CDS encoding HEAT repeat domain-containing protein yields the protein MKFNALRYLILPWFVLFCSIIAALVLDGTVIRFLPFVYEYYLALIGAGAAICLYFNFRTLTKAGIWIAHSLPTYLRTNPWWWFARAAVAIAFAYIIYGMGKADWAPVVWQAAVIPVVSMICLFFAIRSLMGPVLVWCSRVAFSRISAFILSWPIFLLVPIVALFLGRTISTAYRESRPDFAFSQRTLIPSEESDQASSSEEATSAHAIQASSPIAIELKNAVESGESCNDKNKLVQRTLTAQGDADSVYWAIKAVGCTEMKSVVGLPKLADIMLKHPNSVVRAAAISQMMKFGAANVKQIGYLLVKRITDKEPLPVIEASSLVMLKLGEEERAWVSKRLTNLLDTPKTSALASKILVSELKKEDVVNNFVATNLSVESSEKDLAISMVCSLPEKARHFNEEQINVIVASIKTGEADDPAVKALECLGPVGLTALQKEIFAPQQTDKSLAARAFAEVEWKDSKSVLETASSCVHDKENGVREWCSQALGQSGAPAIPNILKLLKSDDETMKAVATRALSFVDDPAAKDKLMEERSKNSGWMANKKNLEWARAIDHALVNMEVSQH from the coding sequence TCGCGGCTTTGGTTTTAGATGGTACTGTCATTCGCTTTCTTCCCTTCGTTTATGAATATTACTTGGCACTTATTGGTGCGGGGGCCGCGATCTGTCTTTATTTTAATTTCCGGACTCTGACAAAAGCAGGAATCTGGATTGCGCATTCTTTGCCCACTTACTTAAGAACAAATCCTTGGTGGTGGTTTGCTCGCGCGGCAGTGGCCATTGCATTTGCTTACATTATTTATGGAATGGGAAAAGCAGATTGGGCTCCAGTCGTTTGGCAGGCGGCGGTGATTCCCGTTGTCTCTATGATCTGTCTTTTCTTCGCCATCCGCAGTCTGATGGGTCCTGTCCTTGTGTGGTGTTCACGCGTCGCTTTCAGCCGTATCTCAGCGTTTATCCTGAGCTGGCCCATTTTTCTTTTAGTTCCAATTGTGGCTTTATTCTTAGGAAGAACGATTTCAACAGCCTATCGCGAAAGTCGGCCCGATTTTGCGTTTTCTCAAAGAACCCTGATTCCGTCAGAAGAATCAGATCAGGCAAGCTCTTCGGAAGAGGCAACATCAGCTCACGCGATTCAAGCGTCCTCCCCTATCGCTATCGAACTTAAAAATGCCGTCGAATCCGGTGAATCCTGCAACGACAAAAATAAACTCGTGCAAAGAACTTTAACTGCGCAAGGTGATGCCGACTCGGTTTACTGGGCCATCAAGGCCGTGGGGTGCACCGAGATGAAGTCTGTTGTCGGACTGCCAAAACTTGCCGACATTATGCTAAAACATCCCAACTCTGTCGTGCGTGCAGCGGCGATCAGCCAAATGATGAAGTTTGGTGCAGCGAATGTGAAACAGATCGGCTATCTTTTAGTGAAACGCATTACTGATAAAGAACCCCTTCCCGTCATTGAGGCTTCTTCTTTGGTGATGTTGAAGCTCGGTGAAGAAGAGCGTGCTTGGGTTAGCAAAAGACTGACAAATCTTTTAGACACGCCGAAGACCAGTGCTCTGGCTTCAAAGATTTTAGTTTCTGAATTAAAAAAAGAAGACGTCGTTAATAATTTCGTCGCGACAAACTTGTCCGTAGAAAGTTCAGAAAAAGATCTCGCGATTAGCATGGTGTGCTCTTTGCCAGAAAAAGCACGTCACTTCAATGAAGAACAAATCAATGTCATTGTTGCCTCGATCAAAACGGGTGAAGCCGATGATCCTGCCGTAAAAGCACTAGAATGTCTTGGACCTGTTGGATTGACAGCGTTGCAAAAGGAGATCTTTGCCCCGCAACAAACAGATAAATCGTTAGCGGCGCGAGCCTTCGCTGAAGTTGAATGGAAAGACAGTAAAAGCGTTCTTGAAACAGCCAGTTCTTGTGTGCATGACAAAGAAAACGGTGTGCGCGAATGGTGCAGTCAAGCTTTAGGTCAATCTGGAGCCCCAGCGATTCCAAACATTTTGAAACTTCTAAAATCAGATGATGAAACAATGAAAGCTGTGGCAACACGCGCCCTCAGTTTTGTCGATGATCCCGCCGCAAAAGATAAGTTGATGGAAGAGCGTTCTAAAAATTCAGGTTGGATGGCCAACAAGAAAAATTTAGAATGGGCTCGTGCCATTGATCACGCCTTGGTTAATATGGAAGTATCTCAACACTAG